Proteins encoded in a region of the Flavobacteriaceae bacterium HL-DH10 genome:
- the bcp gene encoding thioredoxin-dependent thiol peroxidase, translating to MKTLKQGDIVPDFSVNDEQGNLISLSDFKGKKIIVFFYPKANTPGCTAEACNLRDNYEVLKAQGYVLLGVSADSEKKQANFKSKYEFPFPLLADEDKTVINAFGVWGPKKFMGKEYEGVHRMTFIIDENGVVERVIEKVNTKDHAAQILE from the coding sequence ATGAAAACATTAAAACAAGGCGATATAGTACCTGATTTTTCAGTAAATGATGAACAAGGAAACTTGATTTCGTTAAGTGATTTTAAAGGAAAAAAGATAATTGTGTTCTTTTATCCAAAGGCAAATACTCCAGGTTGTACTGCAGAAGCTTGTAATTTACGCGACAATTATGAAGTTTTAAAAGCTCAAGGTTATGTGCTTTTAGGAGTGAGTGCAGATTCTGAAAAAAAGCAAGCTAATTTCAAGAGTAAATATGAGTTTCCTTTTCCGCTTTTAGCTGATGAAGATAAAACTGTTATTAATGCTTTTGGTGTCTGGGGGCCAAAAAAGTTCATGGGAAAAGAATATGAAGGTGTTCATAGAATGACTTTTATAATTGATGAAAATGGAGTTGTTGAACGTGTTATTGAAAAAGTAAACACCAAAGATCATGCAGCTCAAATTTTAGAATAA
- the uvrA gene encoding excinuclease ABC subunit UvrA encodes MNTSISEVNPKENIIIKGAKLHNLKNIDVVIPRNKLVVITGLSGSGKSSLAFDTLYAEGQRRYVESLSSYARQFLGRLNKPKVDYIKGIAPAIAIEQKVNSTNPRSTVGTTTEIYDYLKLLFARIGKTYSPVSGNEIKKDTVTDVLDYLKTFPEREKLLLLAPIHLEEGREIEDKLKALNQQGYARIKINNNIVRIDEVNTINKKDTILLVVDRIIIKNEDDFFNRLADAIQTAFFEGKGECFIKTLSDNKQRYFSNKFELDGMTFLEPNVHLFSFNNPYGACPKCEGYGDIVGIDDDLVIPNTGLSVYENAIFPWRGESMSWYKDQLVNNSHKFDFPIHKPYFELTDEQKQLIWNGNQYFEGLNSFFTALESKAYKIQNRVMLSRYRGKTKCKTCNGKRLREEANYVKIAGHSITDLVEMPLNKLTSFFKQLKLNDYDTQIANRLLKEINNRLSFLANVGLDYLTLNRRSNTLSGGESQRINLATSLGSSLVGSMYVLDEPSIGLHPKDTERLILVLKQLRDLGNTVIVVEHDEDIMKAADNIIDIGPEAGTLGGHVVAKGTYANILASNSLTAQYLNETLKIEVPKKRRESKYYVDIKGARENNLKNIDVRFPLGMLTVITGVSGSGKSTLVKKILFPALQKKLTDFGDKPGQFTSIEGNYSNIQQIEFVDQNPIGRSSRSNPVTYIKAYDDIRALFSKQKLSTIRNYQAKHFSFNVDGGRCETCKGEGEVTIEMQFMADVHLECETCKGKRFKKEVLEVMFANKNIDDILNLTIDDAITFFETTEQTKIKNKLQPLQDVGLGYVTLGQSSSTLSGGEAQRIKLASFLGKGNNKAKALFIFDEPTTGLHFHDIQKLLKSFNALIENGHSIIVVEHNIELIKCADYIIDLGPKGGETGGDLVAKGTPEEIIKIKTSEIGKYLKEKL; translated from the coding sequence ATGAACACTAGTATTTCAGAAGTTAATCCAAAAGAAAATATTATCATTAAAGGGGCAAAACTGCACAATTTAAAAAATATTGATGTTGTTATTCCAAGAAATAAACTAGTAGTAATTACAGGACTTTCTGGATCTGGAAAGTCTAGCCTAGCCTTTGACACATTGTATGCCGAAGGACAAAGACGCTATGTTGAAAGTTTATCTAGTTATGCGCGTCAATTTTTAGGACGCCTCAATAAACCCAAAGTAGATTATATAAAAGGTATAGCTCCAGCTATTGCTATTGAGCAAAAAGTTAATTCTACCAATCCGCGTTCTACTGTTGGCACCACTACCGAAATTTACGATTATTTAAAATTATTATTTGCTAGGATAGGAAAAACTTATTCTCCAGTTTCAGGTAACGAAATAAAAAAAGACACCGTTACCGATGTTTTAGATTATTTAAAAACATTCCCTGAAAGAGAAAAATTACTCCTCCTCGCTCCTATTCATTTAGAAGAAGGACGTGAAATAGAAGACAAATTAAAAGCTTTAAACCAACAAGGTTACGCAAGAATTAAAATAAATAATAACATTGTTAGAATTGATGAAGTTAACACTATAAACAAAAAAGATACCATCCTTTTAGTTGTAGATAGAATTATTATTAAAAATGAAGACGATTTTTTTAATCGTTTAGCTGACGCTATACAAACCGCTTTTTTTGAAGGGAAAGGTGAATGCTTTATAAAAACACTTTCAGACAACAAACAACGGTATTTTAGTAACAAATTTGAACTAGATGGCATGACGTTTTTAGAACCCAATGTACATTTGTTTAGTTTTAACAATCCATATGGGGCTTGTCCTAAATGTGAAGGTTATGGTGATATAGTTGGCATTGATGACGATTTAGTAATTCCAAACACAGGCCTTTCTGTTTATGAAAACGCCATTTTTCCTTGGCGCGGTGAAAGTATGAGTTGGTATAAAGATCAATTGGTTAACAATTCTCATAAATTTGATTTCCCAATTCATAAGCCTTACTTTGAATTAACTGATGAGCAAAAACAACTTATCTGGAATGGAAATCAATATTTTGAAGGTCTAAATTCCTTTTTTACCGCATTAGAATCTAAAGCTTATAAAATCCAAAATCGTGTGATGCTGTCGCGCTACCGCGGAAAAACAAAATGTAAAACTTGTAACGGCAAACGTTTACGCGAAGAAGCTAATTATGTTAAAATAGCAGGGCATTCAATAACAGATTTGGTTGAAATGCCTTTAAACAAACTTACAAGTTTCTTCAAGCAATTAAAACTAAACGATTACGACACACAAATAGCCAACAGATTATTAAAAGAAATAAATAACCGACTATCTTTTCTTGCTAATGTTGGACTCGATTATTTAACACTTAATAGAAGATCAAATACCTTATCTGGTGGCGAAAGTCAACGTATTAACTTAGCAACCTCTCTAGGCAGTAGCCTTGTTGGATCTATGTATGTTTTAGATGAACCTAGTATTGGACTTCACCCAAAAGATACCGAACGTCTTATACTTGTTTTAAAACAATTACGTGATTTAGGAAATACGGTAATTGTTGTTGAACATGACGAAGATATTATGAAAGCAGCCGATAATATTATTGATATTGGTCCAGAAGCAGGTACTCTTGGTGGTCATGTGGTTGCTAAAGGCACTTACGCTAATATACTTGCTTCAAATTCGTTAACAGCTCAGTACTTAAATGAAACTTTAAAAATTGAAGTTCCTAAAAAACGCCGTGAATCCAAATATTACGTTGATATAAAAGGTGCTCGTGAAAACAATTTAAAAAATATTGATGTACGCTTTCCTTTAGGAATGCTCACCGTAATTACTGGGGTTTCTGGTAGCGGAAAAAGTACGTTGGTTAAAAAAATTCTTTTTCCTGCTTTACAGAAAAAACTAACCGATTTTGGAGATAAACCAGGACAATTTACTTCTATAGAAGGAAATTACAGTAACATACAACAAATTGAATTTGTTGACCAAAACCCTATTGGACGGTCATCACGGTCTAACCCCGTTACTTACATTAAAGCTTATGATGATATTCGTGCTTTATTTTCAAAACAAAAGTTAAGCACCATTAGAAATTACCAAGCCAAACATTTTTCTTTTAACGTAGATGGCGGACGTTGTGAAACTTGCAAAGGTGAAGGTGAAGTAACTATTGAAATGCAATTCATGGCAGATGTGCATTTAGAATGTGAAACCTGTAAAGGGAAACGATTTAAAAAAGAAGTCCTTGAGGTTATGTTTGCTAACAAAAATATTGATGATATTTTAAATTTAACTATTGACGATGCCATTACTTTTTTTGAAACAACAGAGCAAACTAAAATTAAAAACAAACTACAACCATTACAAGATGTTGGTTTAGGCTATGTAACTTTAGGACAAAGCTCTTCTACCCTTTCTGGTGGTGAAGCACAACGTATTAAACTAGCTTCATTTTTAGGTAAAGGAAATAACAAAGCGAAAGCCCTTTTCATTTTTGACGAACCTACAACTGGTTTGCATTTTCATGATATTCAAAAATTATTAAAATCGTTTAATGCTTTGATTGAAAACGGTCATTCTATTATAGTTGTAGAACATAATATAGAACTTATTAAATGTGCCGATTACATCATCGATTTAGGTCCTAAAGGTGGTGAAACAGGTGGGGATTTGGTTGCCAAAGGAACTCCCGAAGAAATTATTAAAATTAAAACTTCCGAAATTGGTAAATATTTAAAAGAGAAACTTTAA
- a CDS encoding TonB-dependent receptor, with the protein MEISIKGDKEFNDIPSLKSKALRINLNENIYGTFAEIGAGQETCRHFFRAGGASGTIAKAMSAYDKDFSDAIYGAEDDGRYVTEARLRKMLIHEMNLMENRLTRKNNPNKIFFTYANTVATIDFAKQFKGHGWVGIKYQVEANGDYNEIILHLRFKETDARLQQETLGVLGTNLIYGAFYKYNEPKKLLRYLYDHLDKDQLEIDTINFSGPVFKNVDNRLMSLQLVKNGMTDAVMFGPDGTNVLPAKVFYKKNILALRGSFRPVTKVNMAMYEKSYDMFIKENKVDKDKTVVVFEITLSNLRAEGEIDEQDFIDRADLLCSLGQSVMISNFQEYFKVVEYFSNYTKARMGLAMGVSNLVDIFDEKYYRHISGGILEAFGKLFFKDLKVYLYPMRDAETGELITSENLKVYPRMKELYKFFKYNGKVIDIKDYDESIMNIFSREILRMITEGENGWEAMVPEGTADLIKDYRLFGYTRKPLTLKGRMR; encoded by the coding sequence ATGGAAATTAGCATTAAAGGTGATAAAGAATTTAACGATATTCCTTCATTAAAATCGAAAGCACTTCGTATAAATTTAAACGAAAATATTTACGGAACCTTTGCGGAAATTGGAGCAGGTCAAGAAACTTGCAGACATTTCTTTAGAGCCGGTGGTGCTTCTGGAACCATAGCTAAAGCTATGTCGGCATACGACAAAGACTTTAGTGATGCTATTTATGGAGCAGAAGATGATGGGCGTTATGTAACAGAAGCTCGTTTAAGAAAAATGCTTATTCATGAAATGAACCTCATGGAAAATAGGCTTACACGAAAAAACAATCCAAATAAAATATTTTTTACTTATGCTAATACGGTAGCTACCATTGATTTTGCTAAACAATTTAAAGGACATGGATGGGTTGGTATAAAATACCAAGTTGAAGCAAATGGCGATTATAATGAAATTATTTTACACTTACGCTTTAAAGAAACCGATGCGCGTTTACAACAAGAAACACTTGGTGTTTTAGGTACAAATCTAATTTATGGTGCTTTTTATAAATATAACGAGCCTAAAAAATTATTACGTTACCTATACGATCATTTAGATAAAGATCAATTGGAGATTGACACCATTAATTTTTCTGGTCCCGTATTTAAAAATGTAGACAATCGCTTAATGAGTCTGCAGCTTGTTAAAAATGGTATGACAGATGCTGTAATGTTTGGACCCGATGGCACAAATGTTTTACCTGCAAAAGTTTTTTATAAAAAAAATATATTAGCACTCCGTGGTAGTTTCAGACCTGTAACTAAGGTAAACATGGCTATGTATGAGAAGTCATATGATATGTTTATAAAAGAAAACAAAGTAGACAAAGACAAAACGGTTGTTGTTTTTGAAATAACACTTTCTAACTTAAGAGCTGAGGGTGAAATTGACGAGCAAGATTTTATAGATAGAGCTGATTTATTATGCTCGCTTGGACAATCTGTAATGATATCTAATTTCCAGGAATACTTTAAAGTGGTTGAATATTTTTCAAACTACACTAAAGCTAGAATGGGATTAGCCATGGGCGTTAGCAACTTAGTAGATATTTTTGATGAAAAATACTATCGCCATATAAGTGGTGGTATACTAGAAGCTTTTGGTAAATTATTCTTTAAAGATTTAAAAGTGTACCTATACCCTATGCGTGATGCAGAAACGGGAGAATTAATCACTAGTGAAAACCTAAAAGTTTATCCACGTATGAAAGAATTATATAAATTCTTTAAATACAATGGAAAAGTTATTGATATAAAAGACTATGATGAAAGCATTATGAATATATTTTCTCGTGAAATATTAAGAATGATTACTGAAGGAGAAAATGGATGGGAAGCTATGGTACCTGAAGGAACTGCCGATTTAATTAAAGATTACCGCTTATTTGGTTATACAAGAAAACCTTTAACCTTAAAAGGTAGGATGCGATAA
- a CDS encoding sigma-70 family RNA polymerase sigma factor, with product MQKEVIQDAVLVSNYIKGDESALEILIKRHKQKIYSFIYSKVYDRDVAEDIFQDAFIKVIRTLKRGAYNEEGKFLPWVMRISHNLVIDFFRKNNRMPKFDNAGDFNIFSVLSDTSLNAEKSIIKEQVENDVRRLVDELPEDQREVLLMRIYNDMSFKEISDRTGVSINTALGRMRYALINLRKIIDKHNIVLTN from the coding sequence ATGCAAAAAGAAGTTATTCAAGATGCTGTCTTAGTTAGCAACTACATTAAAGGCGATGAAAGTGCTTTAGAAATTCTTATAAAAAGGCACAAACAAAAAATTTATAGTTTTATTTATTCAAAAGTATATGACAGAGATGTTGCTGAAGACATTTTTCAGGACGCTTTTATAAAAGTTATTCGAACATTAAAGCGAGGTGCTTATAATGAAGAAGGTAAGTTTTTACCTTGGGTAATGCGTATATCACATAACTTGGTTATTGACTTTTTTAGAAAAAATAATAGAATGCCAAAATTTGATAATGCAGGTGATTTTAATATTTTTTCTGTTTTAAGTGATACGAGTTTGAATGCGGAAAAGAGCATCATTAAAGAACAGGTTGAAAATGATGTAAGGCGTTTGGTAGATGAACTTCCGGAAGATCAGCGTGAAGTTTTATTAATGCGTATTTATAATGATATGAGTTTTAAAGAAATATCAGATAGGACAGGTGTTAGCATAAATACAGCGTTAGGGCGTATGCGATATGCATTAATTAATTTAAGAAAGATAATTGATAAGCACAATATTGTTTTGACAAATTAA
- the nth gene encoding endonuclease III, translating to MTKKEKVNFVIKTLKEFYPTIPIPLDHKDPYTLLVAVLLSAQCTDVRVNQITPLLFAEADNPYDMVKLSVEEIKDIIKPCGLSPMKSKGIYGLSKILIEKHQGKVPESFEALEELPAVGHKTASVVISQAFGVPAFPVDTHIHRLMYRWNLSNGKNVTQTEKDAKRLFPKELWNDLHLQIIWYGREYSPARGWNLEKDTITNTIGRQSVIDDYYKLKKS from the coding sequence ATGACTAAAAAAGAGAAGGTTAATTTCGTTATAAAAACATTAAAAGAATTTTACCCAACCATACCGATACCTTTAGATCATAAAGACCCTTACACACTTTTAGTTGCTGTTTTACTTTCTGCACAATGCACAGACGTTCGTGTAAATCAAATCACACCATTACTTTTTGCAGAAGCAGACAATCCATACGATATGGTTAAACTTTCAGTTGAAGAAATAAAAGACATTATAAAACCTTGCGGACTTTCGCCAATGAAAAGCAAAGGTATTTATGGCTTATCGAAAATATTAATTGAAAAACATCAAGGTAAAGTCCCTGAAAGCTTTGAGGCCTTAGAAGAACTTCCCGCTGTCGGTCACAAAACCGCTAGTGTTGTTATTTCTCAAGCGTTTGGAGTTCCTGCATTTCCTGTAGACACTCATATCCATAGGCTAATGTACCGTTGGAATTTAAGTAATGGTAAAAATGTAACACAAACGGAAAAAGATGCCAAAAGATTATTCCCAAAAGAATTATGGAACGACTTACATCTTCAAATTATATGGTACGGTCGAGAGTATTCGCCTGCGAGAGGATGGAATCTTGAAAAAGATACCATTACCAACACCATTGGAAGACAATCTGTAATTGACGACTATTATAAATTAAAAAAGTCCTAA